The Anolis carolinensis isolate JA03-04 chromosome 1, rAnoCar3.1.pri, whole genome shotgun sequence genome window below encodes:
- the LOC100556560 gene encoding TGF-beta receptor type-2: MGYWRSLPLLLLLLMRLLSCNSQSGRNVKTNVCKWCDITYPVCEDQVCYSNCGLSSYCEKPEEICVSIWKQDNESVRVSTLCHNPQMPVENVMIPKYNTSQCVMVRQHNEDGIFYICGCVDEQECNDKLIFENHTNGYSMLQSKEIIPVAAISLLPPLLVAIVIIVTFYLCRTHRQRRRSKEWAQNQTQHHTLPESSRATGYEGISSVYVDNHSAVHSACASNIDYGTELLPIELDARVGKGQFAEVWRAKLKRASSSDQYETVAVKIFPCEEYASWRNESQIFWDANFKHVDILQFLAAEERHLGLQKEYWLITAYHSQGNLKDYLSRNILSWRDLQKIAGSIVNGVAHLHSDYTPCGHPKIPIAHRDIKSTNILMKSGQECVLCDFGIALRLDPSLTVEEFANSGQVGTARYMAPEVLESRVNLEDLESFKQMDVYSMALVLWEIASRCDVIGEVKSYELPFQAKIREQLCMEIMRDIVLHGRGRPEIPSNWLVHQGMHFFCDTITECWDHDPEARLTAHCVAERLNLIAQTDCDDILNNNSIDNETNKMGCPREESQNSNKDIQ; encoded by the exons CATGTAACAGCCAATCGGGACGTAATGTGAAGACCAATGTTTGTAAGTGGTGTGATATTACATATCCAGTATGTGAAGATCAGGTGTGTTACAGCAACTGTGGTTTAAGCTCCTATTGTGAAAAGCCCGAAGAAATATGTGTGTCTATATg GAAACAAGACAACGAAAGTGTTAGAGTGAGCACGCTTTGTCACAACCCACAAATGCCAGTTGAAAATGTCATGATTCCCAAGTATAACACCTCCCAGTGTGTGATGGTCCGTCAGCACAATGAAGATGGGATATTTTAcatatgtggctgtgtggatgAGCAGGAGTGCAACGACAAACTTATATTTGAAAATCATACAAATG GATATTCCATGTTGCAAAGTAAGGAGATCATTCCTGTCGCAGCCATCAGTCTGTTGCCTCCACTGCTTGTTGCCATCGTGATAATAGTGACGTTTTACCTCTGCCGAACCCATAGACAGAGAAGAAGATCCAAGGAATGGGCACAGAATCAAACACAGCACCATACCTTGCCTGAGTCAAGCAGAGCCACTGGCTATGAAGGGATCTCATCTGTCTATGTAGACAACCACTCTGCTGTACACTCGGCTTGTGCCAGCAATATTGACTATGGCACTGAACTTTTGCCCATTGAGCTCGATGCGAGAGTGGGTAAAGGGCAGTTTGCAGAAGTGTGGAGAGCAAAACTCAAGCGTGCCTCTTCAAGCGACCAGTATGAAACTGTGGCAGTCAAGATTTTTCCTTGTGAGGAGTATGCTTCATGGAGAAATGAAAGCCAGATCTTTTGGGATGCCAACTTTAAACATGTTGACATCCTTCAGTTCCTCGCAGCAGAGGAGAGACATTTGGGCCTCCAGAAGGAATATTGGCTCATCACGGCCTATCACAGTCAGGGAAACCTCAAGGATTATTTGTCAAGGAATATTCTGAGTTGGAGAGACTTGCAAAAGATAGCCGGGTCCATTGTGAATGGCGTGGCCCACTTACACAGCGACTATACTCCTTGTGGCCATCCAAAGATCCCCATTGCCCATCGGGACATCAAAAGTACAAACATCCTGATGAAGAGTGGTCAGGAATGTGTACTCTGTGATTTTGGAATTGCTTTGAGGCTGGATCCATCATTGACGGTGGAAGAGTTTGCTAACAGCGGACAG GTGGGTACAGCCAGATATATGGCTCCTGAGGTCTTGGAATCCAGAGTGAATCTTGAAGATCTGGAATCCTTCAAACAAATGGATGTCTACTCCATGGCTTTGGTTTTATGGGAGATAGCCTCCAGGTGTGATGTTATCGGAG AGGTTAAGAGTTATGAGCTACCATTTCAAGCAAAGATCCGGGAACAGCTGTGCATGGAAATAATGAGAGATATTGTACTGCATGGCCGAGGGCGTCCTGAGATACCAAGTAACTGGCTGGTACATCAG GGAATGCATTTCTTCTGTGATACTATTACAGAATGCTGGGATCATGACCCTGAAGCTAGGCTCACAGCACACTGTGTAGCAGAGCGGCTTAACCTGATAGCACAGACAGATTGCGATGACATCctcaacaacaacagcattgACAATGAGACCAACAAAATGGGATGTCCAAGAGAAGAAAGTCAAAATAGCAATAAGGACATCCAATGA